The window CCAGCGCCGGGTCGGTGTCACGCCCTTCCAGTCCGTCGAGAAACGCGATCAACCGGTCTGCCGGCGGCCGCCGTACTACGTCACCCCGGCTGCGATCGTAGTCGATCACACCCTCGTCTGCCAGCTTCGGGAGGTGGTTCTGGTAGAGGCTGATGTACACTCGTTTCCGTTGGGCCGACGTGAGCAGCGTCGGCTCCGTGTCGTTCTCCTCGGCCGCGATCCGTTCCGCCAGTTCCGACAGCGTCGTCTCCGGTGTGTCCGCGAGTGCCGACAACACTGCCCGCCGTCTGCCGTTCTTCAGCAGCCCGAACGCCTCGTCGTATCCCAACTCACTCGTCGTCTCCGTCCCGACTGCAGTCGTTTCTCCAGTCTCACTGCCGTCTGGTGTCGTACTCATCGTGACGCCTCCCTCACACACGGTCCGAGTGTGTCGGAGGTGTGCGTGTGCAGATTCTCTGTTCCGGTACATAAATCCGGGTCACGGTAACACCACTCGAACTGTCTGGAGACTCGTGGTTCAGATTCCGAAACAAAAATCGATAACGGAGTAGAGAAATGAGTACAGAGTGGACTTTGATACGGAGGAACGCCGACTCACCGGACCCGACCGCGAACTGGCGCGCGGTCGGTCACTGTCTCGTCCGAGGCCGGCTCCCCGTCGGTACCAGAGACGGTCGGTGTCACTCGATCCGGTGTTCGGGGGGTACCACCGCGATGCTCCGGCTGTCGACGGTGACGACACAGTCCTCGTACTCGAACTGGACGACCGGGTCGCCGTCGCCCTCGAACAACGCCTGGACGGCGTCCGGATCGATCGCCTCCGACAGCGGCGTCAACGCGTCCGGCGCCGTTCCACGTAGTTCGGCGACGGTCGTCACGACCGCGACTGTCAGCTCCGTCCCGGGGTCCCACTCCCGGACGGTCGACTCCTCCTGTCTGGCCCCGTTCGGATCTCGCATCCGTGTCTACCCTTCGACTACTCACTACCCATCGATAAAGTAACTATCGACTACTGGGGCTCCGGCCGGCGGAGCCGTCGGCGACGAGCGGGGAAGCCACTGCATAACCAACTCCACTGCCCGCCTCTCTCCTCCGAGGATGTCACACGACCGATCACTCCGGACCCGACTCCGGAGTCTGGCACGCAGGGTTCGTCCGCCGGAACACACCGGAGAGAACCGTTGTCGTCCGTGTACCGCACTGAACACGCTGTTGGTCGCGCTCGTCGGCGGCGCGCTCGCGTCACAGTGGCCGCTCGTCGGCGGCGCGACCGTCGTCGTCGGGCTCGCGTCCGTCGCCGTCCGGGGGTACGCCGTCCCGTACACGCCGACGCTCACCCGTCGGTACCTCCCGGACCGGGTCTGGGCGTGGTTCCACGCCCCGACGGTGTCCGACGAGGACGATCCGAACGCCGAGCGCGTGCTCGTCGCCGCGGGGATCCTCCGTTCGACGGGGGAGGGGGACGACGAGCTCGAGCTGTCGCCGCCGTTCCGGTCTCGGTGGCAGTCGGCGACGGATCGGCTCGGCACCGCGGCCGACCCGGACGCGCTGCTCCGGCTGGCGGAGTTCCCGGACGTGGAGCCGTCTGCGGTGAGCTTCCGCCGGTCGCCCGAGCAGTTCGAAGCGTTCGTCGACGACACTGCCGTCGCGGAGTGGGAGTCTCCGACGGCCGCTCGGCTCGACCTGGCGGCCGCCCCCCTGGTCGCCCGTCGGTCGAGCCACTGGGGCTCGTTGGACTTCGAGGCACGCACGACCGTGCTCGCGGGGCTCCGGCTGTGGCTGGACCGGTGTCCGGACTGTCGGGGGCAGGTGGCGCTGTCGCGCGAGACGGTGCCGTCGTGTTGTCGTGACGTGCCGGTGGTCGCCGGTGGCTGTGTCGACTGCGGGACGCGACTGTTCGAGGCGCCGGTGCCCCGGGACGGCGAGCGAGCGAGACAGACGAACGACTAGCGGTCGAACAGGAGCCGGCGGTACAGCCACCGTCGGTGCCACACTCTGGCAATACCGACACCCGCCAGCGCCGCCAGCGAGACGACGGTGACGACGAGCCCGTCCAGTTCCGCGAGCGGCGGCACGTCCAGGTGGATCAACAACAGCCCCCACAGCCCGGCGACGGCGACGTTCCGGTACCACTCTGCCCACGTCATCCCGCCGGGGGCGGCGTGGCGGTAACGGTCCAACGCCCGCGCCCGGCGACGCAGCCGGACGACCTGGTGGTCGCGGTCGTACGCGACGACGTCGGCGGCCGCCAGCCGCGGGAGGTGTGTCTGGCGCAGCGAGTTGTACACGCTCTGGCGGAGCCGTTCTGGCGGCGGACGCTCGCTCGTCTCCCGCCGGACGACGGCGTCCGTCAGCTCCGCGAGCGAACACCGTCCGGCGGCGCGAAGCTGCACGAGCGTCCGCCGTCTGCGGTCGTTGCCCAGGAGCTCGTACGCCTCCGTCGGCTCGATCTCGACGGGCGCGGGTGTGGACTGCTGCACGGTTCGTCGCCGGGTGGACGCCCGGCACCGAAGTAACTACACGCCGGCTACTTCGGCGGGAGCTGGCCGTAGCTGGCGCCTAACGAAGACGAGTGGGGTCGTAGCGGGCGACGGCGTGACCCCCCCGACGGGCCGCCGGAGCACACACATGGACAGGCAGACTCGACGCGGCCTCCTGATTGCGGTGGGCGGACTGACTGCGACAGTCGCGGCGGTAGGCGACCGCCGGTCGTCACCCTGGGGCTACTCGGTCGCCGCGGACCCGGACGGCGACACGGACGACACACGGCTCCGAGTCGCGTGGTACACGCGCTACGACGGTGTCGTGACGACACAGGACGGTTCGGTCGACGCGGAGACTGCGCTCGATCCGGACCAGACCCCGGCGTACCGCGAGGAGGCGGCGAGTGCGGTCGTCACTGTCGGCAACGTGGTCCCGGGCGACGACGGCCGCCTGGCCATCGGCCTGCTCGCGGCAGACCGACCGAACGACGACGAGGGGGTCGCCGTCTGGCTCCGCCCGTCGCTCACCGAGTCCGAGAACGGCGTGACGGACCCGGAGGCGGCGGCGTCGGACGAGGGACCCGGCGGCGAGCTGGGGGCTGCCCTGGAGACAGTCGTGTGGCGCGACGACGGGCTCGTGGGTGCGTGTGACGGCACGCAGGGGATCGACGAGCCGACGGTCGCCGAGGGCAGTCTCCGCGGAACGGTCGCGGCGCTGTCGGACGGCTATCGGGTCGCCGACTGTCTCTCGCAGGGGAGCCGCGTCTGTCTGGGACTGTCGTGGTCGCTGCCGGCAGACGTCGGTGACTACGTCCAGACGGACGAGGCGAGACTGGATCTCGTGTTCGCGGGCGTACCGTGCGGGAGCCCGAACCCCTTCGGAGGGTCGCCGTGACCGCCGACGGACCGTCGCGGCGACGGCTGTTGGGGGCGCTGACGGCCGCCGCCGGCACGGGGTTCCTGGGGGCGACCGGCGTGTACGCTACCCTGTCGGATCGAGAGGTCGTCGGCGGCAACGTGTTCACGAGCGGATCGCTCGGGCTGGCCGTCGGTGCCGCGACCGCCGACGGCGAGCCGCCGGCGCCGCCGACGACGTTCGAGGACGGCCAGACGCTGTCGGTGTCGTTCGACGACCTGACCCCGGGTGACACGGGTGGGGTGACGGCCGCCGGGCAGGTCTCCGGCGGTGCCGCGCGGCTGTGGCTGACGGCGACGACTCCGTCGACGCGTCTCGCGGACCAACTCGTCGTGTCGGTGGCGTCCCGGGTGCCGTGTTCGGCGACGGCGACGACGGCGATCTACGACGGGTCGCTGTCGGGACTGGGGGCGGCGCTCGGCGACGGGGTCCGGCTGACGACGACCGAGAGCGACGACTGTCTGGACGGTGTCGCCGGCTGTGTGGAGCTGTCGTGGTCGCTGCCGTCCGACGCGAGCGTCGACGGCGGCACCGCGGCGGCGACGCTCCAGTTCGGCGCACGGCAGTGCCGACACACGACACCGAGACCGGTGGGGTGGTCGCCGTGAGTGACGACGCGGACACGACGGGACGGCTGCGAACGATCGCGAACGTCCTCGGGACGGTCCTCCTGGTGGCTCTCCTCGTCCCGTTCGTGGTGTACGCCGCGCCGTCGGTAGTCGGCGCAGATCAGAGCTACACGGTCGTCTCTGGGAGCATGGAGCCGACGATCGGCGCGGGCGACGTCGTGATCGTGCGACAGGTGCCGCCCGACCGGATCGGGGCGGGCGACATCGTGACGTTCCGCCACGACGGCGGGCGGCTACCGACGACACACCGGGTCGTCGAACGGGTCACACAGGACGGGGAGCTGTACTTCCGGACGAAGGGCGACGCCAACGAGGAGGCGGACCCGCAGGCGGTAGCGAGTGATCAGATAATCGGGCGCGTCCTCGTCACGCTGCCGTTCGTCGGCCACGTCGTCCAGTTCGGCTCGACGACCGCGGGGTTCGTGTCGTTCGTCGTCGCCCCGCTGACGTTGTTGGTCGTGACGGAACTGCTGTCGGTCGTCCGGAGCGACGGCGGGAGTGGCTCCCTCGGGACGGGCGGCAGGGATGACGACGACGACGACGGCAACGGCGACGGAGGCGGTCCCGGCGACGACGACCCCGGCGACGACGACGGCTCGGTGCCGCTGCGGATCGACCCGACCGGAGGAGCCACCGGCGAGGCAGAGACGACGGAGCCGAGCGGCGACGGACGGGCGGACCCGGACGGGGACCCGAGCGACGACGGCGGCGAGACGGAGCCGGAAGTCGAGCCGCCGCCGCGCGCCCGGACCGTCGAGGCAGACGACGAGCGAGCGGGAGACGGGACACGCGCCACAGACGGCGAGCACGCGGCGCGTAACGGGCACGCGACGGGCGATGAACACGCGACGGCCGACGGACACGCGACGGCCGACACGGACGTGGCCACCGGCGAGGAACTCGCGGAGCGGGGCGAGACGGCCGAAGGGGGTGAGGCGACCGGAGAGAGCAGTACGGACACGACACAGGCGGCGGCGGACGGCGGCGAGACGGCAGCGGCGCCGGCGGAGGTGGTCGTCACCCGTTCGGACCTACGGCTGTCGGCGGCGGTGACGGCGGCGTTCGCTGGCTACGCGGGTTGGGTGTTGTTCCAGACGGGTGTGTCGGCCTGGAGCGTCGGGGCGTTCGTCGCCGGGCTGTTGGCGGTCGGGTTCGTCCTGACGTTCTACTACGCCGCCGGGGGTGAGGGGGGTGACTGACACACCGTTGCGGCGGATCGTGGCGCTGGCGCTG of the Halobaculum sp. MBLA0143 genome contains:
- a CDS encoding HalOD1 output domain-containing protein — translated: MRDPNGARQEESTVREWDPGTELTVAVVTTVAELRGTAPDALTPLSEAIDPDAVQALFEGDGDPVVQFEYEDCVVTVDSRSIAVVPPEHRIE
- a CDS encoding signal peptidase I, whose translation is MSDDADTTGRLRTIANVLGTVLLVALLVPFVVYAAPSVVGADQSYTVVSGSMEPTIGAGDVVIVRQVPPDRIGAGDIVTFRHDGGRLPTTHRVVERVTQDGELYFRTKGDANEEADPQAVASDQIIGRVLVTLPFVGHVVQFGSTTAGFVSFVVAPLTLLVVTELLSVVRSDGGSGSLGTGGRDDDDDDGNGDGGGPGDDDPGDDDGSVPLRIDPTGGATGEAETTEPSGDGRADPDGDPSDDGGETEPEVEPPPRARTVEADDERAGDGTRATDGEHAARNGHATGDEHATADGHATADTDVATGEELAERGETAEGGEATGESSTDTTQAAADGGETAAAPAEVVVTRSDLRLSAAVTAAFAGYAGWVLFQTGVSAWSVGAFVAGLLAVGFVLTFYYAAGGEGGD